The Streptomyces noursei ATCC 11455 sequence CCGCTTTGGCCGTCCGCCAGGCAGCCGCATAGAGAAGTGAGCAGGCATTCCGCGTGCCGTCGGTTGCCAACCGGGTTACCTCAACCGTCACTCCGTCATCGAAGGCACGAGCAACGGGTCTTCCCACGATCGCTACACCAACCAGATCGCCGCTGGCAGTAATCGCTCCCAACGAGAACTTGTGACCTTGTGGCCTGCGATGATGCCGATGCATCGCGTCAACTACCTCGCAGGCATGCCGGAAGCTCAGCGGGCAAATGGATAGGGTCACCGACGACTCCCTCAGCTACTACTTCCAACGCAACGTACGGATGTGGACCTGAAACGCACCGCCCCCTGCTCATGGCAGCCGAACCCGCAGGCGCTGGATACCCCGTCCTCGCGCTCCAGCTCCGGCAGGGTCGCCACACGGGAGGGGCCGCCCGATAGCCAGCCAGGTCCAGGGACGGGGCGGGCAGTCAAGGGTGGGCATCGCCCAGCGCGTAGCGCCGCCG is a genomic window containing:
- a CDS encoding XF1762 family protein yields the protein MTLSICPLSFRHACEVVDAMHRHHRRPQGHKFSLGAITASGDLVGVAIVGRPVARAFDDGVTVEVTRLATDGTRNACSLLYAAAWRTAKAAGYHRIITYTQEGESGASLRAVGWQAIAHRAPRTGWDAPGRPRQVLGTEFVARTLWEKTARATPLLRPPSRDVRGRHPGSDIH